From a single Bacillus gobiensis genomic region:
- a CDS encoding CocE/NonD family hydrolase, with product MSDGTRLSARIWLPEDAEENPVPAILEYIPYRKDDFTALRDSIRHPYFAGHGYASIRVDIRGSGDSEGIMYDEYLPQEQDDAIEVLNWIAAQPWSTGDVGMIGKSWGGFNGLQVAARRPPQLKAVITLCSTDDRYADDVHYKGGCMLSSDMLWWASTMLAYNARPQDPRIVGEEWRSNWLERLEKTPPFVEEWVRHQRRDDYWKHGSVCEDYSDINIPIFAVGGWADGYTNAIPRLLEGLSGPRKGLIGPGRTNIRRLPFPGRRSVFSRNACAGGITG from the coding sequence ATGTCGGACGGGACTCGGCTTTCTGCCCGGATTTGGCTGCCGGAGGACGCAGAGGAGAATCCGGTGCCCGCTATCTTGGAATATATCCCATATCGTAAAGATGACTTTACGGCATTGCGAGATTCCATCCGCCATCCTTACTTTGCCGGACATGGCTATGCAAGCATTCGCGTCGATATTCGCGGAAGCGGTGATTCGGAAGGAATTATGTATGATGAATACTTGCCGCAGGAGCAGGATGATGCTATAGAGGTATTAAACTGGATTGCGGCGCAGCCTTGGTCCACAGGGGATGTAGGCATGATCGGCAAATCCTGGGGAGGTTTCAACGGGTTGCAAGTGGCTGCACGCCGTCCTCCTCAGCTAAAAGCGGTCATTACTCTCTGTTCAACCGACGACCGTTATGCGGATGATGTTCACTATAAAGGCGGCTGTATGCTGTCATCAGACATGCTATGGTGGGCTTCAACAATGCTGGCGTACAACGCAAGGCCGCAAGATCCGCGCATTGTGGGAGAAGAGTGGCGCTCAAACTGGCTCGAGCGACTCGAAAAAACACCTCCGTTTGTGGAGGAATGGGTGAGACACCAACGCCGTGATGACTATTGGAAGCATGGATCTGTGTGCGAGGACTACTCTGATATTAACATCCCGATATTTGCTGTCGGCGGCTGGGCTGATGGGTATACAAATGCGATCCCGCGCCTGCTTGAGGGACTGTCAGGACCGCGTAAAGGACTGATCGGTCCTGGGCGCACGAATATCCGGAGGTTGCCGTTCCCGGGCCGTCGATCGGTTTTCTCCAGGAATGCCTGCGCTGGTGGGATCACTGGCTGA
- a CDS encoding TetR/AcrR family transcriptional regulator, with product MNNKEIQKSRMWKYFVDATAEIIQEEGIEKVTIRKVADRAGYNSATIYNYFSEVSHLIFFASMKFLKTYTDDVAKYMEKGKNPIEKYVLAWECFCTHSFKQPKIFQAVFIMDLGDHPENMLANYYKIFPNDLINIPDELKPILFKRNVSKRGRSVLEIAMKEGYIKEESIDAVNEMTILIWQGMFTNILNHRSSYEPEEAVRITMKYISDIVRNVDALEFKNT from the coding sequence ATGAATAATAAAGAAATTCAAAAAAGCCGTATGTGGAAGTATTTTGTCGATGCAACAGCTGAAATTATTCAAGAAGAAGGCATCGAAAAAGTTACGATAAGAAAGGTGGCTGATCGGGCAGGCTACAATAGTGCCACCATTTATAATTATTTTTCCGAGGTTTCCCATCTCATCTTTTTTGCCTCCATGAAATTCTTGAAAACCTATACCGACGATGTCGCTAAATATATGGAAAAAGGAAAAAACCCTATTGAAAAATACGTTTTGGCGTGGGAATGCTTTTGCACCCATTCGTTTAAACAGCCGAAAATCTTCCAGGCGGTTTTCATCATGGATTTAGGTGATCATCCGGAAAATATGTTGGCAAATTATTATAAAATATTTCCTAATGATTTAATTAATATTCCGGATGAACTCAAACCGATTTTGTTCAAACGGAATGTGTCAAAAAGAGGAAGATCCGTCTTGGAGATTGCCATGAAGGAAGGGTATATAAAAGAGGAAAGCATTGATGCTGTAAACGAAATGACAATCCTTATCTGGCAGGGAATGTTTACAAATATTTTAAACCATCGAAGCAGTTATGAGCCTGAGGAAGCTGTGAGGATCACGATGAAATATATTTCTGATATTGTTCGTAATGTGGATGCTTTAGAGTTTAAAAACACTTAA
- a CDS encoding class II aldolase/adducin family protein, producing MLYRKEREDLCKVVKLMFDRFETNAAGGNVSVRMNEEHIIMTPTLMSQQKFCDLKPFEILVVDMNEQKVEGEGNITREINMHMACYKSRPDIGCVLHSHPRESLVFATVGMDLPNLTEATQKLGHIPTLPFAPATSRELADIVRDYLSTLAHRPVPFAMLLNKHGILVLDKTLHKAYDMLERIEYNSYVASKALVFEALNIKKMKKEAYNYNLEE from the coding sequence ATGTTATATCGTAAAGAACGAGAAGACTTGTGCAAGGTTGTAAAGTTAATGTTTGACCGTTTTGAAACCAATGCTGCTGGAGGAAATGTCAGCGTCCGGATGAATGAAGAGCACATTATCATGACACCAACATTAATGTCCCAACAAAAATTTTGTGATCTAAAGCCCTTTGAAATTCTTGTCGTCGATATGAATGAACAAAAAGTCGAGGGCGAAGGAAACATTACCCGCGAAATCAATATGCACATGGCCTGTTACAAAAGCCGGCCGGACATCGGCTGCGTGCTGCACTCCCATCCGAGAGAATCCTTGGTTTTTGCCACTGTCGGCATGGACCTTCCCAATCTGACAGAAGCGACTCAAAAGCTGGGGCACATCCCGACCTTGCCGTTTGCACCAGCGACTTCAAGGGAATTAGCAGATATCGTCCGGGACTATTTAAGCACTCTTGCTCACCGTCCGGTTCCATTCGCTATGCTATTGAATAAACACGGGATTCTTGTTCTTGATAAAACTCTGCATAAAGCATACGACATGCTGGAACGAATTGAATATAACTCATACGTTGCTTCAAAAGCACTGGTCTTCGAAGCATTAAATATTAAAAAAATGAAGAAAGAAGCTTATAACTACAATTTAGAGGAGTAG
- a CDS encoding 1-phosphofructokinase family hexose kinase — protein MIYTITLNPAIDRLIKVRGSLTKKKTNRVNNTEFDLGGKGLHVSHVLTKFRIENQALGFIGENNLEQMKKILEIKEINHQLFVEKGASTRECIVIVDDSHNGSMMVTEDGFHVSDENHQLLIDFIQQQVTSKDMAIIAGSLPPDYTLQKLKEIMRMLKKKGCFIGCDLSGEALTAAVEMEVDFIKPNQFEAEELFANQESHFVDNIRKLAKKIAYVVVSLGKDGSYVVHGEEMYRVLPPQIKERNDTGAGDVFVGAFLAQLAKGADLQTVIRYATGCSASKVTKSDCTSFDIHEAEGFFNEITIFQMGENQHVIS, from the coding sequence GTGATCTATACGATTACTCTCAACCCAGCAATCGACCGTCTGATCAAAGTCAGGGGATCTTTAACAAAAAAGAAAACAAATCGTGTCAATAATACAGAATTCGACCTGGGAGGCAAAGGGCTGCACGTTTCCCATGTACTAACCAAATTTCGTATTGAGAATCAGGCGCTCGGGTTTATAGGGGAAAATAATCTGGAGCAAATGAAAAAGATTCTGGAGATAAAAGAAATCAACCATCAGCTCTTTGTTGAAAAGGGGGCTTCGACAAGAGAATGCATTGTCATCGTCGATGATTCTCATAACGGAAGCATGATGGTCACAGAAGATGGATTTCATGTATCGGATGAAAACCATCAGCTGCTTATCGATTTCATTCAACAACAGGTCACTTCAAAGGATATGGCAATCATTGCTGGATCTTTGCCGCCCGATTACACCTTACAAAAATTAAAAGAAATCATGAGGATGTTAAAGAAAAAAGGCTGCTTTATCGGCTGCGATCTATCTGGCGAAGCCCTTACTGCGGCAGTTGAAATGGAAGTTGATTTTATTAAGCCAAATCAATTTGAGGCAGAAGAGCTGTTTGCGAATCAAGAGTCTCATTTTGTTGATAACATTCGGAAGCTTGCCAAAAAAATTGCCTATGTAGTTGTTTCATTAGGTAAAGACGGAAGTTATGTGGTGCATGGGGAGGAGATGTATCGTGTGCTGCCTCCCCAAATCAAGGAGAGAAATGATACAGGTGCGGGAGATGTATTTGTCGGAGCATTTTTAGCCCAATTGGCAAAAGGAGCCGACTTGCAGACTGTGATCAGATATGCGACAGGGTGTTCAGCTTCGAAGGTGACGAAATCGGATTGCACCAGCTTTGACATTCATGAAGCGGAAGGTTTTTTTAACGAAATTACTATTTTTCAAATGGGGGAGAATCAGCATGTTATATCGTAA